The Deltaproteobacteria bacterium DNA segment GGCCGCCGGCGACCTGATCGCGGCACTCGCCGTCGACGAGCCCGGCGCGCGCCCGGGGCTGGACGGCGTCGCTGCGACGCTGCGGCGCGACGGGGCGGATGTTCGCGTGTCGGGAGCCAAGACCGCCGTCCTCGATGCCCAGAACGCAGGGCTGCTGCTGGTCGCGGCCCGCGAGCCTGGCGCGGCGGGGCTCACGCTCGTCGCGCTGCGCCCCGACGCGCCAGGGGTCGAGCTCGTCCCGGCGGACGGCCTCGATCTCGCGCGCAAGCACGGCGAGCTCGTCCTGCACGACGCACCCGCGGTGGCGCTCGGCACGCCCGGCAGCGCAGGCCCCGCGCTGCGACGCGCGCTCGACCTCGGCGCGATCGCGCTCGCTGCGGAGGCGGTCGGGGCGGCCGCGCGCTGCCTCGAGATGGCGGTCGCCTACGCGAAGGAGCGGATCCAGTTCGGCCGGCCGATCGGCTCGTTCCAGGCGATCCAGCACAAGTGCGCCGAGGTGATGCTCGAGCTCGAGACGGCGCGCTCGGCAGCGTACTGGTCGTGGTGGGTCGCGTCGCAGGACGGCGTCGAGCCGGGCGTGCTGGCCGAGGCGGCGAGCGTCGCCAAGGCCACCGCCGGCGACGCCCTCACGCGCGCCGCCGCCGAGAGCGTGCAGATCCACGGCGGCGTCGGCTTCACCTGGGAGTTCGA contains these protein-coding regions:
- a CDS encoding acyl-CoA/acyl-ACP dehydrogenase, whose product is MDFAFSEEQDEFRGIVRRFVEERWPTAEVRRLAERAGFEPAVWKQMGAELGLQGLAIPEAYGGQGFGFLELGIALEELGRQLAGGPYLASAVLATQAILAAAGEAQRAEWLPALAAGDLIAALAVDEPGARPGLDGVAATLRRDGADVRVSGAKTAVLDAQNAGLLLVAAREPGAAGLTLVALRPDAPGVELVPADGLDLARKHGELVLHDAPAVALGTPGSAGPALRRALDLGAIALAAEAVGAAARCLEMAVAYAKERIQFGRPIGSFQAIQHKCAEVMLELETARSAAYWSWWVASQDGVEPGVLAEAASVAKATAGDALTRAAAESVQIHGGVGFTWEFDCHLYFRRAKAVEHLLGDPVWHRARIAEGLGL